In Primulina eburnea isolate SZY01 chromosome 14, ASM2296580v1, whole genome shotgun sequence, the following proteins share a genomic window:
- the LOC140812178 gene encoding peroxidase 72-like → MAKSIMINMLMLSLTLLILAPFGFSIKTYGSYLYPQFYDRSCPRAQQIVYSIVSRAVAREARMAASLLRLHFHDCFVKGCDASVLLDSSGSIISEKGSNPNRNSARGFEVIDEIKSALEQECPDTVSCADIMALAARDSTVLAGGPRWEVPLGRRDSLGASLSGSNSNIPAPNNTFQTILTKFKLKGLDIVDLVALSGSHTIGKSRCVSFRQRLYNQSGNSQPDFTLDESYASQLRGTCPRSGGDQNLFSLDFVTPTKFDNSYFKNLLSFKGLLNSDQVLVTKNQVSLELVKKYAADNELFLEQFAKSMVKMGNIFPLTGARGEIRKNCRKINS, encoded by the exons ATGGCCAAGTCTATTATGATCAACATGTTAATGTTATCTCTCACTCTACTGATTCTTGCACCTTTTGGCTTCTCCATTAAAACCTATGGAAGCTATCTTTATCCACAGTTTTACGATCGATCATGCCCACGAGCCCAACAAATCGTCTATTCTATCGTTTCAAGAGCTGTCGCTCGAGAAGCTCGTATGGCTGCTTCGCTTCTTAGACTTCATTTTCATGACTGCTTCGTTAAG GGGTGCGATGCATCGGTACTTCTGGACAGCAGCGGAAGCATAATCAGCGAGAAGGGGTCGAATCCTAACAGGAATTCGGCCCGTGGATTTGAAGTAATTGATGAGATTAAGTCGGCACTTGAGCAAGAATGTCCCGACACAGTTTCTTGTGCtgatatcatggctcttgccgcGAGAGATTCCACAGTTCTT GCTGGTGGACCAAGGTGGGAGGTCCCATTGGGAAGAAGGGACTCTCTTGGTGCCAGTCTGAGTGGCTCAAATAGCAACATTCCAGCTCCTAACAATACTTTTCAAACCATCCTCACTAAGTTTAAGCTAAAAGGCCTTGATATTGTTGATCTTGTGGCATTATCTG GAAGTCATACCATTGGAAAATCAAGATGTGTCAGCTTCAGGCAAAGGCTCTATAACCAAAGTGGGAACTCACAACCTGACTTCACTTTAGATGAATCCTATGCATCCCAGTTACGTGGCACGTGCCCGCGTTCCGGTGGGGATCAGAATCTATTTTCTTTAGATTTCGTCACCCCAACCAAATTTGACAACAGCTACTTCAAGAATTTATTGAGTTTCAAGGGGCTCTTGAATTCTGATCAAGTACTGGTTACCAAGAATCAAGTGTCATTAGAGTTGGTGAAAAAATATGCTGCGGATAACGAGCTTTTCTTGGAACAATTCGCCAAGTCCATGGTGAAGATGGGAAACATTTTTCCACTGACAGGTGCCAGAGGAGAAATCAGGAAGAATTGCAGAAAGATTAATAGCTAA